The sequence GAAGTGCGTCAATGACATACGGGAAATCTATTCCAATCATGCGGTACCGATAGTGATATCATGGGGCGATGGCCTTTCATTTAAAGGCATAATCGACCTTCTCTCCATGAAGGCTTATTCGTTTGACAAGGATGGTTCGGCCAAACCCCAAGATATACCGGCAGAATTTAAAGATACTGCTCAGGAATGGCATGACAAGATGATTGAAGCAGCGGCAGAATCTGATGAAGCTCTGATGGAAAAGTTTTTTGAGGCGGAAACCTTATCTGATGACGAGACAATCGCTGGCCTTTCCAAAGGAATAGCTGACAGATCGCTTTATCCTATATTTTGCGGTTCCGCTACGACATTAGCCGGAATATCACCATTTTTAGATAAAGTAATTAAAATCCTGCCTGCTCCCGATTATGCCGGTGAAATTAAGGGTTTTGATGGTGATAAGGAAGTATCAAGAAAAATCTCATCAAAAGAAAAAACCTCCATGCTTGTATTCAAAACTGTTTCTGAGGCTCATGTTGGAGAGTTGTCGTTTTTTAAGGTTTTTTCAGGCAGTATTAAACCGGGTGATGACCTTATCAATACTACTAAAGACAATGCCGAACGCATTGGTCAGATATTTGCTTTAAACGGCAAGGAACGAATTGAAATTACTTCTGTTGCGGCTGGCGATATTGGCGCGCTGGTTAAATTAAAATCAACTCATACCGGAGATTCATTAGCCGAGAAACGTTCACCAATAAAGTTTGCTCCGATAGATTTCCCCAAGCCCGTTATTCAGATGGCGGTAGTGGCCAAAACCAAAGGTGATGAGGATAAAATCGGCGCCGGCTTAACAAAACTTCGCGAGGAAGACCCCACTATCGAGATGTATGTCGATTCTGAACTAAGGCAGACGGTTCTCTCCGGACAGGGCGAGCTTCATCTGGCAGTAGTAACAGACCGCTTGAAACGTAAATTTGGAGTTGAAATAGATCTGGCAAAGCCGCGCATACCATATCGTTCGGCATTCCGTAAAAAACTTGAGGTTCAGGGCAAATTCAAACGTCAATCAGGTGGACGCGGCCAATATGGCGATTGTTGGCTAAGGTTGGAACCTCTGCCCAGAGGCGGGGATTTCGAATTCGTCAACGCTATTGTCGGCGGCAATATTCCCTCGAAATATCTGCCGGCGGTTGAGAAGGGAATACTTGAAGCCAGAGATAATGGCGGTTTAGCTGCCACTAAAGTAGTCGATTTTAAAGTTACCTGCTATGATGGTTCATATCATACTGTAGATTCATCCGATATGGCGTTTAAAATAGCCGCCTCAATGGGATTTAAG comes from Candidatus Zixiibacteriota bacterium and encodes:
- the fusA gene encoding elongation factor G — translated: MKEYTTDKIRNIGIVGHGSTGKTSLVEAALYVGKAISRLGNIDSGNTVSDYAIDEIDRKISINTALAHFDWKDCKINLIDMPGYADFYGELYGGLRAADTALIVINGVTGVEVGTDIVWRIASDYNIPCAFFINRMDKEHADYMKCVNDIREIYSNHAVPIVISWGDGLSFKGIIDLLSMKAYSFDKDGSAKPQDIPAEFKDTAQEWHDKMIEAAAESDEALMEKFFEAETLSDDETIAGLSKGIADRSLYPIFCGSATTLAGISPFLDKVIKILPAPDYAGEIKGFDGDKEVSRKISSKEKTSMLVFKTVSEAHVGELSFFKVFSGSIKPGDDLINTTKDNAERIGQIFALNGKERIEITSVAAGDIGALVKLKSTHTGDSLAEKRSPIKFAPIDFPKPVIQMAVVAKTKGDEDKIGAGLTKLREEDPTIEMYVDSELRQTVLSGQGELHLAVVTDRLKRKFGVEIDLAKPRIPYRSAFRKKLEVQGKFKRQSGGRGQYGDCWLRLEPLPRGGDFEFVNAIVGGNIPSKYLPAVEKGILEARDNGGLAATKVVDFKVTCYDGSYHTVDSSDMAFKIAASMGFKSGFTQADPYLLEPIFKIEVVVPEDYMGDVMGDISSRRGKIMGMDPEGKNQRIRASVPQAELYKYSTTLRSLTQGRGTYSCEFSHHEEVPREISEKVIEEIEREKEQDEKEK